From one Salmo salar chromosome ssa09, Ssal_v3.1, whole genome shotgun sequence genomic stretch:
- the ap5s1 gene encoding AP-5 complex subunit sigma-1: MVQCFLIHTVNPVSTLAPGESRVLYSRVFGPEEGALTVADSELGPEQKRLLRNEKVAVVARQVRSAVTLSREASGRVLVETVLGEELVALQEADSGVQRLGSGEPWAGERSALWLGVQSLAFTLVTEPHENLLLAEGTLKNITRHCLEHLRMLGTGSEVLLKSDRIDVLLHRLLPHGQLLFLNHRFTQSLEKELANYMAQ, from the exons ATGGTTCAATGTTTCCTGATCCATACCGTTAACCCGGTAAGCACTCTGGCGCCCGGGGAGAGCCGTGTGCTCTACTCCCGTGTGTTTGGACCGGAGGAGGGCGCGCTGACCGTGGCGGACAGTGAACTGGGACCGGAACAGAAGCGACTTCTGCGAAATGAGAAAGTAGCGGTAGTGGCGAG gCAGGTGCGTAGTGCGGTGACCCTGTCCCGTGAGGCTTCAGGCCGGGTGCTGGTAGAGACCGTACTGGGAGAGGAGCTCGTGGCTCTCCAAGAGGCTGACAGCGGGGTGCAGCGGCTGGGAAGTGGAGAGCCCTGGGCTGGGGAGAGGAGTGCTCTGTGGCTGGGGGTCCAGAGCCTAGCCTTCACCCTGGTCACTGAGCCCCATGAGAACCTGCTTCTGGCTGAGGGGACCCTGAAGAACATCACCAGACACTGTCTGGAACATCTACGCATGCTTGGGACGGGAAGTGAG GTCCTGTTGAAGAGTGACCGTATCGATGTCCTGCTCCACCGTCTATTACCACACGGTCAGCTGCTCTTCCTCAACCATCGTTTCACTCAGAGTCTGGAGAAAGAGCTGGCTAATTACATGGcccagtga